A portion of the Calliphora vicina chromosome 5, idCalVici1.1, whole genome shotgun sequence genome contains these proteins:
- the LOC135962013 gene encoding odorant receptor 42b-like, whose translation MATLKLDGPQPKTKDCCVYLFQGLMIIGYLPPKENLVLFYIWTIFMNAFITVYMPIGFLLSFLIRSSSFSPSEFLTSLQISVNCFGCSLKMFVFLFLYRRLLASIKYMDQLDLRISEPEDKIEIRKIVAFSNRTNLMFTGLFLSYASSTFLTSVINGKPPYQLFNPFMDWTNRTLFFVIQAGVEYFMIDFHCYQQALMDTYPVIFITIIRTHLQILTRRINKLGQDSSLSSNERYEALVQCVIDHKNIMALYNKFSPVISGTMFVQFLIIGLILGITTIHIVLFADILAIFASMLYVASILAETFPCSFLANSLMDDSDNLSLAIFHSDWPSEEPRFKQMIAFFLLHTQKTLILTAMKIFPITMNSNINVVKFAFSVYTLMKQMDFGQNLKESVTGEKLP comes from the exons ATGGCAACATTGAAATTGGACGGCCCTCAACCAAAAACGAAGGATTGTtgtgtgtatttatttcaaGGCCTTATGATTATTGGATATTTGCCACCAAAGGAAAACCTAGTGCTATTTTATATATGGACCATATTCATGAATGCATTTATTACCGTCTACATGCCAATTGgatttttattgagtttcttgATTCGTAGCAGTTCTTTTAGTCCTAGTGAATTCCTAACATCACTTCAGATATCAGTAAATTGTTTCGGCTGCAGCTTAAAGATGTTCGTATTTCTGTTTCTCTATAGAAGACTTTTAGCCAGCATTAAATATATGGACCAGCTAGATTTACGAATCAGTGAACCTGAAGACAAAAtagaaatccgaaaaattgtgGCCTTTAGCAATCGAACCAACTTAATGTTTACAGGACTATTCTTATCGTATGCAAGTAGTACTTTCCTGACATCAGTTATAAATGGAAAACCACCGTATCAACTATTTAATCCCTTTATGGATTGGACTAATAGAACgctcttttttgttatacagGCTGGTGTTGAATACTTTAtgattgattttcattgttatcaGCAGGCTTTGATGGACACATACCCAGTTATATTCATTACGATCATACGAACACATTTGCAAATACTGACTCGTCGCATCAATAAATTGGGACAAGACTCATCACTCAGCAGCAATGAACGATACGAAGCACTTGTTCAGTGTGTTATtgatcacaaaaatataatggC TCTTTACAACAAATTCTCACCCGTAATATCTGGAACaatgtttgtacaatttttGATCATCGGTCTTATTTTGGGTATTACAACCATTCACATTGTTCTATTTGCTGACATATTGGCCATATTCGCATCTATGTTATACGTTGCTTCTATACTGGCCGAAACATTTCCATGTAGCTTTTTAGCAAATTCTTTGATGGACGATAGCGATAACTTATCATTGGCGATATTTCATTCAGATTGGCCCAGCGAAGAGCCGCGCTTCAAACAGATGATCGCATTCTTTTTGCTGCACACTCAGAAGACATTGATCCTTACTGcaatgaaaatatttccaatAACAATGAATTCAAATATTAAC GTTGTTAAATTTGCATTTTCAGTCTACACATTGATGAAGCAAATGGATTTTGGTCAAAATCTAAAGGAGTCTGTAACAGGAGAAAAGTTACCctaa